The Pedobacter roseus genome contains a region encoding:
- a CDS encoding amidohydrolase family protein, whose translation MHTKRYILSLALSATSLMCFAQANISPAKKQSKTIAITGATVHVGNGTVIENGTILFGNGKIISVTANGQVPQDDVLRIVATGKHIYPGFIAATTNLGLTEIEAVKATLDFQEIGDFNSHIRSIVAYNTDSKVPATLRSNGVLMAQPTPQGGTVSGSSSVVQLDAWNWEDAAIKTDDAMHVSWPVTPRFRGGFGGFGRPQASPEALAERTQAAIAQLTSFFAEAKAYSEMGKPEVINTRFEAMKKVFSGNEKLFIAADSQKDIVAAVNFARKFGITPVITGADEAYLIIDFLKENNITLVVKQPHALPNNNDDDVNMPYKNATVLANAGLNVVLSIDGYWQQRNLPFMAGTVTAWGLDKEKALSTITLNAAKAMGVDKTTGSIETGKDATFFISAGDALDMRTNKVEQAFIQGRDINLDNLHKQLDKKFSDKYTAEKK comes from the coding sequence ATGCACACTAAACGATATATATTAAGTCTGGCTTTATCGGCAACAAGCCTGATGTGTTTTGCGCAGGCAAACATTTCGCCAGCTAAAAAACAAAGTAAAACCATTGCCATCACCGGTGCTACGGTACATGTGGGGAATGGAACAGTCATTGAAAATGGCACCATACTTTTTGGCAACGGAAAAATTATTTCGGTTACGGCCAACGGACAAGTACCACAGGATGATGTACTTCGAATTGTGGCCACCGGGAAACACATTTATCCTGGGTTTATTGCTGCAACCACCAACCTGGGTTTAACAGAAATTGAAGCAGTAAAAGCAACCCTGGATTTTCAGGAAATTGGCGATTTTAATTCGCACATCCGCTCCATCGTAGCTTACAACACCGATTCTAAAGTTCCGGCAACTTTACGTAGCAATGGCGTATTAATGGCACAGCCAACGCCACAGGGCGGCACCGTTTCGGGCAGTTCATCCGTGGTTCAGCTCGATGCATGGAACTGGGAAGATGCGGCAATTAAAACCGACGATGCCATGCATGTTTCCTGGCCGGTTACCCCACGTTTCAGAGGCGGCTTTGGAGGCTTCGGCCGTCCGCAGGCATCGCCAGAGGCACTGGCCGAAAGAACACAGGCTGCTATTGCGCAGTTAACTTCTTTCTTTGCCGAAGCCAAAGCCTATTCGGAAATGGGCAAACCCGAAGTAATCAATACCCGTTTCGAAGCGATGAAAAAGGTATTCTCTGGTAACGAGAAATTGTTCATTGCTGCAGATAGTCAGAAGGATATTGTTGCAGCAGTTAATTTCGCCAGGAAATTTGGCATCACTCCCGTAATCACCGGCGCAGATGAAGCTTACCTGATCATCGATTTCTTAAAAGAAAACAACATTACTTTGGTAGTGAAACAGCCTCATGCTTTACCAAACAATAATGATGATGATGTAAACATGCCTTACAAAAATGCCACCGTACTGGCCAATGCAGGTTTAAACGTGGTATTGAGTATTGATGGTTACTGGCAACAGCGCAACCTTCCTTTTATGGCGGGTACAGTTACGGCCTGGGGATTAGATAAGGAAAAAGCTTTATCAACCATTACCTTAAACGCTGCAAAAGCAATGGGCGTTGATAAAACCACAGGAAGTATAGAAACAGGTAAAGATGCTACATTCTTTATTTCGGCTGGCGATGCTTTAGACATGCGCACCAATAAGGTGGAACAAGCTTTTATTCAGGGCAGAGACATTAACCTGGATAACCTGCACAAACAATTGGATAAAAAATTCAGCGATAAATATACCGCTGAGAAGAAATAG
- a CDS encoding amidohydrolase family protein yields the protein MKKILLAIGLVISTTFLFAQQTTFPVNGSFDTRPGMFAFTNATIVVNANQTLTNATLLIKGQTIQGVGAGLAVPKGYVVIDLKGKFVYPSLIDAFTSYGLTEAPAQQRGFGGQRQSIFISTKKGAYGWNESIRPETYVKNIFSTDSKKADELRKVGFGSVNVISRDGIARGVSAAVTLNEGADNSVILKDQTAANYSFNKGTSSNDYPTSLMGSIALLRQTYYDAQWYGKQKEEYNISLDEFGKQQAMPQIFEVDGWQNILRADKIGKEFGKKYIIKSTGDEYQRINEVKATGASLIIPLTFPKAYDVEDPAEARNVSLSQMKGWELAPTNPASLEKAGIKFALTAFGLENSRDFWANIRTAIENGLTEKQALQSVTEIPASLLGIGDKVGSLEKGKVANFLISSDNLFKNGNIIFENWVQGKRFVVNKMDVSDVRGTYNLNVDGVGALTLKITGSGGGSTAAIERAGADSVKTTATFTRNGDWISINFNLKKNPKGDIRLSGYITSANPVTIKGESALADGTTGKFTATYKEAAKETPKKDEPKANLAMGPVIYPFSAFGNTELPKQETVLIKNGTVWTNEKDGILQNADVLLENGKIKAVGKNLSASGAKVIDATGKHITAGIIDEHSHIAGAGGINEGAQSVSAEVRVADIINSEDVNIYRQLAGGVTTSHILHGSANPIGGQSQLIKLRWGKSPEELKFVGADGFIKFALGENVKQSNFGTGARFPVTRMGVEQTFVDEFTRAKEYQKALSVKGNSVRKDLELDAIVEILNNKRFITCHSYVQSEINMLIHVADSLGFKINTFTHILEGYKVADKMKAHGIAGSTFSDWWAYKNEVAEAIPYNGKIMHNVGITTAFNSDDVEMARHLNQEAGKSVLYGNVPEEDALKFVTLNPARMLHIDDKVGSLKAGKDADVVIWTANPLSIYARAEKTFVDGIAYWDIDKDAKIIKAQQVEKARLIQKMLESKSKGGRMQRPMGDAPRLYNCETLENYSAELTEKEHAH from the coding sequence ATGAAGAAAATTTTACTCGCCATTGGGCTGGTAATTTCTACTACATTTTTGTTTGCACAGCAAACTACCTTCCCGGTTAATGGCTCTTTTGATACCAGACCCGGAATGTTTGCCTTCACAAACGCAACAATAGTAGTTAATGCCAATCAAACCCTCACAAATGCTACACTTTTAATTAAAGGACAAACCATACAGGGCGTTGGTGCCGGTTTAGCTGTACCAAAAGGTTATGTGGTGATCGATTTAAAAGGAAAATTTGTTTATCCTTCCTTAATTGATGCTTTTACCAGTTACGGCCTTACTGAAGCACCTGCACAGCAACGTGGCTTCGGTGGTCAGCGTCAATCAATATTTATATCTACCAAAAAAGGTGCTTACGGCTGGAACGAATCAATCAGACCAGAAACTTATGTAAAAAATATTTTTTCTACCGACAGTAAAAAAGCGGATGAACTGCGTAAAGTAGGTTTCGGAAGCGTAAACGTGATCAGTCGCGATGGTATTGCACGTGGTGTTTCGGCAGCTGTAACCTTAAACGAAGGTGCTGATAACAGTGTGATTTTAAAAGACCAGACCGCAGCAAACTATTCGTTCAATAAAGGAACTTCGTCAAACGACTACCCTACGTCGTTAATGGGGTCGATTGCTTTATTACGCCAAACGTATTACGATGCACAATGGTATGGCAAACAAAAAGAAGAATACAATATCTCGCTGGATGAATTTGGCAAACAACAGGCCATGCCACAGATTTTTGAAGTAGATGGATGGCAGAACATCCTTCGTGCAGATAAAATCGGAAAAGAATTTGGCAAGAAATACATCATTAAATCAACAGGTGATGAATATCAGCGCATCAACGAAGTTAAAGCTACAGGCGCAAGTTTGATTATTCCTTTAACTTTCCCTAAAGCTTACGATGTGGAGGATCCTGCGGAAGCCAGAAACGTAAGTTTATCGCAGATGAAAGGCTGGGAACTGGCGCCAACCAATCCGGCAAGTTTGGAAAAAGCTGGGATTAAATTCGCATTAACGGCATTCGGACTGGAAAACAGTCGCGATTTCTGGGCGAATATCCGCACCGCGATAGAAAACGGTTTAACCGAAAAACAGGCTTTACAATCGGTTACCGAAATCCCTGCCTCGCTTTTGGGCATCGGCGATAAAGTTGGTTCATTAGAAAAAGGGAAAGTAGCCAACTTTCTAATATCATCTGATAACCTGTTCAAAAACGGGAACATCATTTTCGAAAACTGGGTACAGGGCAAACGTTTTGTGGTAAACAAAATGGACGTGAGCGATGTACGTGGCACTTATAACCTTAATGTCGACGGCGTTGGCGCTTTAACCTTAAAAATCACTGGTTCTGGTGGCGGCTCAACAGCCGCGATTGAAAGAGCTGGTGCAGATAGCGTAAAAACAACCGCTACTTTTACCCGCAATGGTGATTGGATCAGCATTAATTTTAACTTAAAGAAAAACCCTAAAGGCGATATTCGTTTAAGCGGTTACATTACTTCGGCAAATCCGGTTACGATTAAAGGCGAATCAGCATTGGCAGATGGCACTACAGGTAAATTTACCGCAACTTATAAAGAAGCAGCAAAAGAAACACCTAAAAAAGACGAGCCTAAAGCTAATTTGGCCATGGGTCCTGTAATTTATCCTTTCTCGGCTTTTGGAAATACTGAATTGCCTAAACAGGAAACTGTGCTGATTAAAAACGGTACCGTTTGGACGAACGAAAAAGATGGTATCCTTCAAAATGCCGATGTACTTTTAGAAAACGGAAAGATTAAAGCCGTTGGTAAAAACCTTTCGGCCAGCGGTGCAAAAGTAATCGATGCTACAGGCAAACACATAACAGCCGGTATTATTGATGAACACTCGCACATTGCAGGCGCCGGTGGTATTAATGAAGGTGCACAATCAGTTTCAGCTGAGGTACGTGTTGCGGATATTATCAACTCTGAAGATGTAAACATTTACCGCCAGTTGGCTGGTGGGGTAACTACTTCGCATATTTTACACGGTTCGGCAAACCCGATCGGCGGCCAGTCGCAACTGATTAAATTACGTTGGGGTAAATCGCCTGAAGAACTAAAATTTGTTGGTGCCGATGGTTTCATCAAGTTCGCACTGGGCGAAAACGTAAAACAAAGTAATTTTGGCACAGGTGCCCGTTTCCCGGTTACGCGTATGGGCGTTGAGCAAACTTTTGTAGATGAGTTTACCCGCGCAAAAGAATACCAAAAAGCATTATCGGTAAAAGGAAACAGTGTACGTAAAGACCTTGAACTGGATGCGATTGTAGAAATTTTGAACAATAAACGTTTCATTACCTGCCACTCTTATGTGCAAAGCGAAATTAACATGCTCATCCATGTGGCCGATAGCTTAGGCTTTAAAATCAACACCTTTACACACATTTTAGAAGGTTATAAAGTGGCCGATAAAATGAAAGCACATGGTATTGCAGGTTCGACCTTCTCAGATTGGTGGGCTTATAAAAATGAAGTTGCCGAGGCTATCCCTTACAACGGAAAAATTATGCACAATGTGGGCATTACCACTGCTTTCAACTCTGATGATGTCGAAATGGCCCGTCACTTAAACCAGGAAGCAGGAAAATCGGTTTTATACGGTAACGTTCCTGAAGAAGATGCCCTGAAATTCGTAACGCTTAATCCGGCCAGGATGCTGCATATTGACGATAAAGTAGGCAGTTTAAAAGCGGGTAAAGATGCCGATGTGGTGATCTGGACGGCCAATCCGCTTTCTATTTATGCCAGGGCAGAGAAAACATTTGTAGATGGGATTGCTTATTGGGATATCGATAAAGATGCTAAAATTATCAAAGCGCAGCAGGTAGAAAAAGCCCGTTTAATCCAAAAAATGTTAGAAAGCAAAAGCAAAGGTGGTCGTATGCAACGCCCGATGGGTGATGCGCCACGTTTATACAATTGCGAAACTTTAGAAAACTATTCAGCAGAATTAACCGAGAAAGAACATGCACACTAA
- a CDS encoding cytochrome B yields the protein MYNILKSAHSGWRYIVLILLVIAVINALSGWLGNKTYTEGNRKLNVFTLISAHIQLLIGLVLYFLSPLTKLPMSDAIGRYFKAEHTSMMIIAIILITVGNAKSKKVTEAVAKHRTIAVFFGLALILIIAAILLMVKDVPGRSFFGVS from the coding sequence ATGTACAACATCTTAAAATCTGCGCACTCCGGATGGCGCTACATCGTATTAATTCTATTGGTTATTGCTGTAATCAATGCTTTATCTGGTTGGCTGGGTAATAAAACATACACCGAAGGTAATCGCAAGCTCAATGTATTTACGCTGATCAGCGCGCACATTCAATTGTTGATTGGCCTGGTATTGTATTTCCTGAGCCCCTTAACAAAATTGCCAATGAGCGATGCCATTGGTCGTTATTTCAAAGCTGAACATACCTCGATGATGATTATTGCCATCATTTTGATTACGGTGGGTAACGCCAAATCGAAAAAGGTAACAGAAGCTGTTGCAAAACACCGCACCATTGCTGTTTTCTTCGGACTGGCATTGATCCTGATTATTGCTGCCATTCTGTTAATGGTTAAAGATGTTCCCGGAAGATCGTTCTTTGGGGTTTCTTAA
- a CDS encoding anthranilate synthase component I family protein, with protein sequence MYKINTTYKKMLADTTTPVSIYLRLRDVYPNSILLESSDYHSRENSMSFVCADPVAGIILKGSRLETYFPDGAVEITESKNLIEEIADFKDKFKETELPEIKFISSGLFGYFTWNAVQHFEDIKFTSETPEGEEIPEMQYHLYRYIIAIDHFKNEITLFKNTFEGEEEGGLEKMEYLIQNKNYPEYKFQTRGQESSNLTDQGFMDLVTKLQKHIYRGDVFQIVPSRAFKQAFSGDEFNVYRCLRSINPSPYLFYFDYGNFKLFGSSPEAQITIKNNSANIFPIAGTFKRSGNDIEDAEQARKLEQDPKESAEHVMLVDLARNDLSRHCNRVEVKSFKEVQYYSHLIHLVSKVTGHLQENVSAFKVVADTYPAGTLSGAPKYKAMQLIDENEKLGRNFYAGAIGFMGFNEDFNHAIMIRTFMSKNNELHYRAGAGIVADSVPETEMQEVNNKIAALRKAVEMAEGI encoded by the coding sequence ATGTATAAAATAAATACCACTTACAAAAAAATGCTTGCCGATACCACTACGCCAGTGAGCATTTATTTACGCTTACGTGATGTGTACCCGAACAGCATCTTATTGGAAAGTTCAGATTACCACAGTAGAGAGAACTCCATGAGTTTTGTTTGTGCCGATCCTGTTGCCGGAATTATCTTAAAAGGATCAAGGTTGGAAACCTATTTTCCGGATGGAGCGGTAGAAATTACCGAAAGTAAAAACCTGATTGAGGAAATCGCTGATTTTAAGGATAAATTCAAAGAAACCGAATTGCCTGAAATCAAGTTTATCTCGAGCGGATTGTTCGGATACTTTACCTGGAACGCTGTACAGCATTTTGAGGATATCAAATTTACTTCCGAAACACCAGAAGGAGAGGAGATTCCGGAGATGCAGTACCATTTATACCGTTACATCATTGCAATCGATCATTTTAAAAACGAAATCACCCTTTTCAAAAACACTTTCGAAGGAGAAGAAGAAGGCGGACTGGAAAAAATGGAATACCTGATCCAGAATAAAAATTACCCTGAATATAAATTTCAAACCAGAGGACAGGAGTCGTCTAATTTGACTGATCAGGGCTTTATGGACCTGGTAACAAAATTACAAAAGCACATTTACCGTGGTGATGTTTTCCAGATTGTACCATCAAGAGCATTTAAACAGGCATTTTCGGGTGATGAATTTAACGTGTACCGTTGTTTGCGTTCCATCAATCCTTCGCCTTACCTGTTTTATTTCGATTACGGGAATTTTAAATTGTTCGGTTCCTCGCCTGAAGCACAGATTACCATCAAAAATAATTCGGCAAACATCTTCCCTATTGCCGGAACGTTTAAACGTAGCGGAAACGATATCGAGGATGCAGAACAGGCCCGTAAACTGGAACAGGATCCTAAAGAAAGTGCAGAACACGTCATGTTGGTCGACCTGGCCAGGAACGATCTAAGCAGGCACTGTAACCGGGTAGAGGTGAAATCGTTTAAAGAAGTACAATACTATTCGCACCTGATCCATCTGGTAAGCAAGGTTACCGGACACTTGCAGGAAAATGTAAGTGCTTTTAAAGTGGTTGCCGATACCTACCCGGCAGGTACTTTAAGTGGTGCGCCAAAATATAAAGCCATGCAGCTCATCGACGAAAACGAAAAATTGGGCAGGAATTTTTATGCTGGTGCCATCGGTTTTATGGGTTTTAACGAAGATTTTAATCATGCCATCATGATCAGGACCTTTATGAGCAAGAACAACGAACTGCATTATCGTGCCGGGGCGGGTATTGTGGCCGATTCAGTACCCGAAACAGAAATGCAGGAGGTGAACAACAAAATTGCCGCATTGCGCAAGGCAGTAGAAATGGCAGAGGGAATTTAG
- a CDS encoding anthranilate synthase component II produces the protein MEDINKKTVLVIDNYDSFTYNLVHLINEVGYEAEVWRNDKFDLADVDKYDKILLSPGPGIPEEAGLLLDVIRTYAPTKSIFGVCLGQQAIAEVFGGTLLNLGRPMHGIATPVTVVDGDEPLFWECPQTINVGRYHSWVVSKENFPSCLKITARDHKSEIMALRHETLDVRGVQFHPESVLTEYGKQMMENWLTA, from the coding sequence ATGGAAGATATAAATAAAAAAACCGTCTTGGTTATCGACAACTACGATAGTTTTACATACAATTTGGTGCATTTAATTAACGAAGTTGGTTATGAAGCCGAAGTTTGGAGAAACGATAAGTTCGATTTGGCGGATGTAGATAAATACGATAAAATTTTGCTTTCGCCGGGACCTGGCATTCCTGAAGAAGCTGGCTTACTGCTGGACGTTATCAGAACTTATGCACCAACCAAAAGTATTTTTGGCGTATGTTTAGGGCAGCAGGCCATTGCCGAAGTTTTTGGTGGTACCTTGTTAAATCTGGGCAGACCGATGCACGGAATTGCCACGCCGGTAACGGTTGTAGATGGAGATGAACCATTGTTCTGGGAATGTCCCCAAACTATAAATGTTGGCCGTTACCACAGTTGGGTAGTGAGTAAAGAAAACTTTCCTTCGTGTTTAAAAATCACAGCAAGAGATCACAAGAGTGAGATTATGGCCTTAAGACACGAAACATTGGACGTGCGGGGTGTACAGTTCCACCCTGAAAGCGTACTTACTGAGTACGGCAAGCAGATGATGGAGAATTGGTTAACAGCATAG
- the trpC gene encoding indole-3-glycerol phosphate synthase TrpC, which produces MNILDKIVLRKKEEIAAAKALVSIPDLENSVHFNRTPYVFKEFLLADDRTGIIAEFKRRSPSKGLINGIADVAEVTQAYNAAGASALSVLTDVDFFGGKTDDILAARAANNIPILRKDFMIDEYQILEAKAWGADIILLIASILTPQQINDFGKFAKNLGLNVLLEVHNLEELERSISPNLDAIGVNNRNLGDFTVDIQTSFDLVNKIPDEFLKISESAISNPQTIKDLKAAGFNGFLIGENFMKTDNPGTAIKEFVAQI; this is translated from the coding sequence ATGAACATACTAGATAAAATCGTATTACGTAAAAAAGAAGAAATCGCGGCAGCGAAAGCACTCGTTTCTATACCCGATTTAGAGAATTCGGTCCATTTTAACAGAACGCCTTATGTTTTTAAAGAGTTCTTACTGGCCGATGATCGTACCGGTATTATTGCTGAATTTAAACGCCGGTCGCCATCAAAAGGTTTAATTAATGGTATTGCAGATGTTGCAGAAGTTACACAGGCCTACAATGCGGCTGGCGCATCTGCTCTTTCAGTTTTAACTGATGTTGATTTCTTTGGCGGAAAAACTGATGATATCCTTGCGGCTAGGGCGGCAAATAATATTCCGATCTTAAGAAAGGATTTCATGATTGATGAATACCAGATTTTGGAAGCAAAAGCCTGGGGAGCTGATATTATTCTATTGATTGCTTCGATATTAACCCCTCAGCAGATCAACGATTTCGGAAAATTTGCAAAAAATTTAGGCTTGAATGTGCTTTTAGAAGTGCATAACCTTGAAGAACTGGAAAGAAGCATCTCTCCGAACCTGGATGCCATTGGGGTAAACAATAGAAACCTGGGCGATTTTACGGTTGATATTCAAACTTCGTTTGATCTGGTAAATAAAATCCCTGATGAGTTTTTAAAGATTTCAGAAAGCGCGATCAGCAACCCGCAAACCATTAAGGATTTAAAAGCTGCAGGCTTTAATGGGTTTTTGATCGGCGAGAATTTTATGAAAACAGATAATCCGGGAACGGCTATTAAAGAATTTGTAGCGCAGATATAA
- the hflX gene encoding GTPase HflX: MGKQKTYDTAVVQERAILVGVVTPGEKEAQTKEYLDELAFLVDTAGGRVEKVFTQKMLKPERATFVGTGKLEEIKAYVKSEEIDVVVFDDELSPSQLRNIDRELGVKVLDRSNLILDIFANRAQTAQAKTQVELAQLQYVLPRLTGMWTHLERQKGGIGMRGPGETQIESDRRIILNKISLLKERLRNIDRQNETQRKNRGQLIRVALVGYTNVGKSTIMNMLSKSEVFAENKLFATLDTTVRKVVIENLPFLLSDTVGFIRKLPHHLVECFKSTLDEVREADLLIHVVDVSHPNFEDQINTVNETLKDIGAIDKDMILVFNKIDAYVSPEVDDEEDDGKLTLEDFKKSWMSHDKVPVLFISATEKENLEEFKTLLYDKVKAAHVARYPYDSNLLY; encoded by the coding sequence ATGGGAAAACAAAAAACATACGATACTGCCGTTGTGCAGGAACGGGCAATTTTAGTCGGAGTAGTTACTCCGGGCGAAAAAGAAGCCCAAACAAAAGAATATTTAGATGAGCTGGCCTTTTTGGTTGATACAGCTGGTGGAAGGGTGGAAAAGGTTTTTACACAGAAAATGTTAAAACCAGAGCGTGCTACATTTGTGGGTACAGGTAAGCTCGAAGAAATTAAAGCTTATGTAAAATCAGAAGAAATTGATGTGGTGGTTTTTGATGACGAGTTATCGCCATCGCAACTGCGCAATATCGACCGTGAGCTTGGTGTGAAGGTGCTGGATAGAAGTAATTTAATTCTCGATATTTTTGCCAACAGGGCCCAAACTGCACAGGCAAAAACACAGGTAGAACTGGCACAGTTGCAATACGTTTTACCACGCTTAACTGGTATGTGGACCCACTTGGAACGCCAAAAGGGTGGTATCGGGATGCGTGGTCCGGGGGAAACCCAGATTGAAAGTGACAGACGTATTATTTTAAATAAAATCTCGCTGTTAAAAGAACGTTTAAGAAATATCGACCGTCAGAATGAAACGCAGCGTAAAAACCGAGGTCAGCTGATTAGGGTAGCCCTGGTTGGTTATACTAACGTAGGTAAATCGACCATTATGAATATGCTTTCGAAATCGGAAGTATTTGCAGAGAACAAGTTGTTTGCAACATTGGATACGACTGTGCGCAAGGTAGTGATTGAAAATTTACCTTTCCTGCTTTCTGATACTGTTGGATTTATCCGCAAACTGCCTCACCATTTGGTAGAATGTTTTAAGTCTACTTTAGATGAGGTACGTGAGGCTGATTTGTTGATTCACGTGGTGGATGTTTCGCATCCCAACTTTGAAGATCAGATTAATACGGTTAACGAAACATTGAAAGATATTGGCGCGATTGATAAAGACATGATTTTGGTTTTTAATAAAATTGATGCTTATGTTTCGCCTGAGGTTGACGATGAAGAAGATGATGGCAAGCTCACTTTAGAAGACTTCAAAAAAAGCTGGATGAGCCACGATAAAGTGCCTGTGCTATTTATCTCGGCAACCGAAAAAGAAAACTTAGAAGAGTTTAAAACATTATTGTACGATAAGGTTAAAGCTGCACATGTGGCGAGGTACCCGTATGATAGTAACCTTTTGTATTAG
- a CDS encoding four helix bundle protein, producing the protein MSNGTNFNLEERTFLFAQSVRSYCKKVTHNVINIQDIKQVVRSSGSVSANYIEANESLSKADFIYRIKVCRKEAKETKLWLNLIDIEDKKDLEPSKSLLVSEANQLMLIFNAIIKKSQ; encoded by the coding sequence ATGAGCAACGGAACAAATTTTAATCTTGAAGAAAGAACTTTCCTATTCGCTCAATCTGTCAGGTCGTATTGTAAGAAGGTTACCCATAATGTTATTAATATTCAAGACATTAAGCAGGTTGTCCGATCTTCCGGGTCCGTATCCGCAAACTATATCGAAGCCAACGAATCATTAAGCAAAGCTGACTTTATTTATCGCATAAAAGTTTGCCGAAAAGAAGCAAAGGAAACTAAACTTTGGCTCAATTTAATCGATATCGAAGATAAAAAAGACCTGGAACCTTCAAAATCACTTCTTGTAAGTGAAGCCAATCAATTGATGTTGATATTTAATGCGATTATTAAAAAATCACAATAG
- the rbfA gene encoding 30S ribosome-binding factor RbfA, protein MESKRQQKFAGVLQEELAQVFQREGAAFLPNTLVTITRVRVSPDLAVAKVYLSFFNTNNTTLSINTVNAHAGEIRYKLGSRIRHQVRVVPELTFFVDDTNEYVERMDHLFDKIAKEPRQKDEDSE, encoded by the coding sequence ATGGAAAGTAAACGTCAGCAGAAATTTGCAGGAGTATTACAAGAGGAGTTAGCACAGGTTTTTCAGCGTGAAGGTGCTGCATTTTTGCCCAACACATTGGTAACCATTACCCGCGTTAGGGTTTCACCAGATTTAGCCGTAGCTAAGGTTTACCTGAGCTTTTTTAATACCAATAATACCACGCTTTCTATCAATACCGTTAATGCGCATGCAGGTGAGATCAGGTATAAACTGGGCAGCCGTATCCGTCACCAGGTAAGGGTAGTACCAGAGCTTACTTTCTTTGTAGATGATACTAATGAGTATGTAGAGCGTATGGACCATCTTTTTGATAAGATAGCCAAAGAACCAAGGCAAAAAGACGAAGACAGCGAATAA